From the Wolbachia endosymbiont (group B) of Protocalliphora azurea genome, one window contains:
- a CDS encoding IS4-like element ISWosp2 family transposase: MANRNNEWAENEFGDAVLGDKRLTDRLVNIADSFTSLPESSINQACGSWSEAKAAYRFFQNENVKEGDILASHVAKTVERTKAHKKIFVIQDTSYISYTDHEKTSGLGVITRKHSQGIIMHTALAVSIEGLVLGILDQKIYSRPEESENIKKKNNDSIRIEDKESIKWLETLSNTNNIIDSTQTETITICDREADIYEFFELAHNLNSAVLVRASKDRAVNRKSRYPEKGEQKLWEFIKSSHCAGTVKVEVPAKDNKPKRTAHLEVRFGKFIMHPSKNSIRHKKEELLKLPHYAVYVVEKDFPSETSPLEWMLLTNLPVNTFDEAVEKVRWYCLRWKIEILHKILKSGLKVEECRLGTAERLMRYLTVMSIIAWRIFFITTIARTDPTLPCTTLLAEEEWKVLYVKIHRKPCSNATPTIKEAVSWVAQLGGHLARKNDLEPGPITIWKGWRRLFDLAEGWRLAHELYICG, translated from the coding sequence ATGGCAAACAGGAATAATGAATGGGCTGAAAATGAATTTGGAGATGCTGTACTTGGAGATAAAAGGTTAACTGACCGATTAGTAAATATTGCTGATAGTTTTACAAGTTTACCTGAAAGCTCAATCAATCAGGCGTGTGGAAGTTGGTCAGAAGCAAAAGCAGCATATCGTTTTTTTCAAAATGAGAACGTGAAAGAAGGCGATATTCTAGCTTCACACGTTGCTAAAACAGTTGAAAGAACAAAAGCCCATAAAAAAATTTTTGTGATCCAAGATACAAGTTATATTTCATACACAGACCATGAAAAAACAAGTGGATTGGGAGTTATTACAAGAAAACATAGTCAAGGTATTATAATGCATACAGCTCTAGCTGTTAGTATAGAAGGTTTGGTACTAGGGATACTAGATCAAAAAATTTATTCAAGACCTGAAGAATCTGAAAACATAAAAAAAAAGAACAATGACAGTATCCGCATTGAAGATAAAGAGAGTATAAAATGGTTAGAAACTTTAAGCAACACAAACAACATTATTGATTCAACTCAAACTGAGACTATAACTATATGCGATAGAGAAGCAGATATATATGAGTTTTTTGAGCTTGCACATAATCTTAATTCGGCAGTGTTAGTTAGAGCTTCCAAAGATAGGGCAGTAAATAGAAAATCTCGATATCCTGAAAAAGGTGAGCAGAAGTTATGGGAATTTATTAAATCCTCTCATTGTGCAGGTACGGTAAAAGTTGAAGTTCCTGCAAAAGATAATAAGCCAAAAAGAACAGCACATTTGGAAGTTAGATTCGGAAAGTTTATTATGCATCCATCTAAGAATAGTATTAGGCATAAGAAAGAAGAATTACTTAAATTACCACACTATGCAGTTTACGTTGTTGAAAAAGACTTTCCTTCTGAAACAAGTCCGCTAGAGTGGATGCTTTTAACAAATCTTCCAGTCAATACCTTTGATGAAGCTGTTGAAAAAGTTAGGTGGTATTGTCTTAGATGGAAAATAGAAATATTACATAAAATTTTAAAATCTGGTCTCAAAGTTGAAGAATGTAGGCTTGGAACAGCAGAAAGGTTGATGCGATATTTAACAGTAATGAGTATTATTGCTTGGAGAATTTTCTTTATTACAACAATTGCAAGAACTGATCCAACATTACCGTGTACTACCTTATTAGCCGAAGAAGAATGGAAAGTTCTATATGTAAAAATACATAGAAAACCATGTTCAAATGCAACTCCTACTATAAAAGAAGCTGTTTCATGGGTTGCTCAACTTGGAGGACATTTGGCTAGAAAAAATGATCTAGAACCAGGACCCATTACTATTTGGAAAGGATGGAGACGTCTCTTTGATCTAGCAGAAGGATGGCGACTTGCTCACGAACTTTATATTTGTGGGTAA
- a CDS encoding recombinase family protein, protein MGFKEGQMVTVCLYARVSSGKQVEGNTIESQIAALEKQINLDGYRLLSEYKFIDNGYSGSHLVRPDLEKLRDKVTEGKIDKIYIHSPDRLSRKYAYQMVLIEEFEKAGAKVVFLNYEINGNPESQLLLQMQGMIAEYERAKIMERSRRGKIYAANKGYVNVMGGAPYGYRYIDKHMGGGQALFEINEKEADVVRKVFLWIGRERTSIGEVCRRLNTMSIKTQKGKERWNKGTIWSMLKNPAYKGQAAFGRRRLGVRLKQVRPQKGSCEQPKSNHSVYPVEKANWIYIKVPNIVDEDIFDIVQEQLAENRKVARTRKRGAKYLLQGLVICKRCNYGCYGTCMRSRREEEGGHYAYYRCSGKDSYRFGGNKICDNKPIRSDALETAVWEEVKQLLKNPNRILEEYKRRLSELKKSSLDQKSDLLEKQENKLKRGIARLIDSYAQEYINQEEFEPRIKAMKQSLKTIKEEKKKIFYQKELEQEVTLVVANLEDFSSNITLNLDNADWLTKRDIIRTLVKRIEINLEDVNVVFRVKELPNSSGHNGKENKNLQHCRRCI, encoded by the coding sequence ATGGGATTCAAGGAGGGTCAAATGGTAACAGTATGTTTATATGCGAGAGTTTCTTCGGGGAAACAAGTAGAAGGAAATACGATAGAAAGTCAAATTGCAGCTTTAGAGAAGCAAATTAATCTGGACGGATACAGATTGTTAAGTGAGTATAAATTTATTGATAACGGCTACAGTGGATCTCATTTAGTCCGCCCTGATTTAGAAAAATTACGTGATAAAGTAACAGAAGGTAAAATTGATAAGATTTACATTCATTCTCCTGATCGTTTATCTAGAAAATATGCATATCAAATGGTGCTGATTGAAGAATTTGAAAAAGCAGGAGCAAAAGTGGTTTTTTTAAATTATGAGATTAACGGTAACCCAGAATCTCAATTACTGTTACAAATGCAAGGTATGATAGCAGAATATGAACGTGCGAAAATTATGGAACGAAGTCGTCGTGGTAAAATCTATGCAGCTAACAAAGGCTATGTAAATGTAATGGGAGGAGCTCCTTATGGTTATCGTTATATAGATAAGCATATGGGAGGAGGACAAGCTTTATTTGAGATTAACGAAAAAGAAGCTGATGTCGTTCGTAAAGTATTTTTGTGGATAGGCAGAGAAAGAACAAGTATTGGGGAAGTATGTCGTCGGCTAAATACTATGTCCATTAAGACACAAAAAGGAAAAGAACGCTGGAATAAAGGTACAATTTGGAGTATGTTGAAAAACCCTGCTTACAAAGGACAAGCAGCTTTTGGTAGAAGAAGGTTAGGAGTAAGATTAAAGCAAGTAAGACCACAGAAAGGCTCTTGTGAGCAGCCAAAAAGTAACCACTCTGTCTATCCTGTTGAAAAAGCAAATTGGATTTATATTAAAGTGCCAAATATAGTAGATGAAGATATATTTGATATTGTTCAAGAACAATTAGCTGAAAATAGAAAAGTAGCAAGGACAAGAAAAAGAGGAGCAAAGTACTTACTACAAGGTTTAGTCATATGTAAGCGTTGTAATTACGGATGTTACGGAACTTGCATGAGAAGTAGACGAGAAGAAGAAGGTGGTCATTATGCATATTACCGTTGTAGTGGTAAAGATTCTTACCGTTTTGGTGGTAATAAGATTTGTGACAATAAACCCATTCGCTCAGATGCATTAGAAACAGCTGTGTGGGAAGAGGTTAAGCAGTTATTGAAAAATCCAAACAGGATTTTAGAAGAATACAAGCGTAGGCTTTCAGAACTAAAAAAATCATCATTGGATCAAAAAAGTGACCTGCTAGAGAAACAAGAAAATAAATTAAAACGTGGTATTGCTAGACTTATCGATAGTTATGCTCAAGAATATATCAATCAAGAGGAATTTGAACCACGAATTAAAGCAATGAAACAAAGCTTAAAAACAATTAAAGAAGAGAAGAAAAAGATATTTTATCAAAAGGAATTAGAACAGGAGGTAACTCTGGTTGTGGCCAATTTAGAAGACTTTTCTTCCAATATTACGTTAAACCTTGATAACGCAGACTGGTTAACTAAACGTGATATTATCAGAACATTGGTCAAGAGAATTGAAATTAACCTTGAGGACGTAAATGTGGTATTTCGCGTAAAAGAGCTACCGAACTCTTCTGGACATAATGGAAAGGAAAATAAAAATTTGCAACATTGTCGTAGGTGTATTTGA
- a CDS encoding helix-turn-helix domain-containing protein has translation MANISIRYKIAQKVRSWRLKQKYTLKDLVEKTGIKYHTLLRYEQGTCGIPTEKLKVIAEALSVHIGSLFPRQKVLRESCSFNKEWMYNFIAKIKGQESCKLIRDLTGFIQAEEENNVKAARVSMAKNLAKVGFDTDIIYRGTGLSIDEYDEEKGSEHSNEGQEIKKWRIIRGYTQEELAKKLDVGPSQIHHYEQGSATILSERLWEIAEKLSVNAEDLMKKYEEDNCKAENELLSWVKESKKIDNQESRDELGIWVEFLSQRKQIYKEKIYKAEAIKVANNLRMLDVSIDAISKITDLSIEELENYAFKT, from the coding sequence ATGGCAAATATCTCTATAAGATATAAAATAGCACAAAAAGTAAGAAGCTGGAGATTAAAACAAAAGTATACCCTAAAAGATTTAGTAGAGAAAACAGGCATAAAATATCATACATTACTAAGATATGAGCAAGGAACATGTGGCATTCCAACTGAAAAATTAAAAGTCATAGCGGAAGCATTATCAGTTCACATTGGTAGCTTATTTCCTAGACAAAAAGTACTGAGAGAAAGTTGTTCTTTTAACAAAGAATGGATGTACAACTTTATAGCAAAAATAAAGGGACAAGAATCATGCAAGTTGATTCGCGACTTAACTGGGTTTATTCAAGCTGAAGAGGAAAATAATGTAAAAGCTGCAAGGGTAAGCATGGCCAAGAACTTAGCGAAAGTAGGGTTTGATACTGATATTATCTATCGGGGAACTGGTTTGTCAATTGATGAATATGATGAGGAAAAAGGCTCTGAGCATTCAAACGAAGGACAAGAGATAAAAAAATGGAGAATAATAAGAGGGTATACTCAAGAAGAATTAGCAAAAAAGCTAGATGTAGGACCCTCACAGATACATCACTATGAACAAGGGAGTGCTACTATTTTAAGTGAAAGATTATGGGAAATAGCAGAGAAGTTATCAGTGAATGCTGAAGATCTGATGAAGAAGTATGAAGAAGATAATTGCAAAGCAGAAAACGAGCTATTAAGTTGGGTGAAAGAGTCTAAAAAAATTGACAATCAAGAATCACGAGATGAACTAGGCATATGGGTAGAATTTTTATCGCAAAGAAAGCAAATTTATAAAGAAAAGATTTACAAAGCAGAGGCAATAAAAGTTGCGAATAATCTACGTATGTTGGACGTTTCTATTGATGCTATTTCTAAAATAACAGATTTATCTATTGAGGAGCTTGAAAATTATGCTTTCAAAACTTAA
- a CDS encoding patatin-like phospholipase family protein, with the protein MAKYILSVDGGGIRGIIPAIVLAEIEYRTKKPISQMFDLMVGTSTGGIIVAGLCNKQYSALDLVDLYQKDGSHIFKSSFFRRSIFSWLNCAQYSCKNIECVLNRYFGDSTLADATNNLMLTSYDIKNNYPFFFKSWREDRNFIKLKDALRSTTAAPTYFAPKYLKINQKEMVLVDGGVFANNPAACAYASGKRLFPNDDIIILSIGTGRTDRSIEYFNSRRFGKIGWIKPLLHVMFASSLDAVNYQLDQVIADKYIRIQSQLKIASPDMDNITSKNIKSLQEEAKAMVEDNQKVIEKFCIEILNI; encoded by the coding sequence ATGGCCAAATATATTCTTTCAGTCGACGGTGGAGGCATAAGAGGTATTATACCTGCTATTGTTCTAGCTGAAATAGAGTATAGAACAAAAAAGCCAATCTCTCAAATGTTTGACTTAATGGTCGGAACTTCTACAGGTGGTATTATCGTTGCCGGATTATGTAATAAACAATACTCTGCTCTCGACTTAGTTGATCTCTATCAGAAAGACGGGTCACATATCTTTAAGTCTTCATTTTTCAGAAGATCAATATTTTCCTGGCTAAATTGTGCACAGTATTCATGCAAAAATATTGAATGCGTTCTGAATAGATATTTTGGTGATTCTACTCTTGCAGATGCAACAAATAATTTAATGCTTACAAGCTACGATATTAAGAACAATTATCCCTTCTTCTTTAAAAGCTGGAGAGAAGATAGAAATTTTATCAAATTGAAAGATGCATTACGATCTACAACTGCAGCACCTACTTACTTTGCACCTAAATATCTTAAAATCAACCAAAAGGAAATGGTATTAGTGGATGGCGGAGTATTTGCAAATAATCCAGCGGCTTGTGCATATGCAAGTGGTAAGAGGTTATTTCCAAATGATGATATTATAATTTTATCAATTGGTACTGGCAGAACAGATAGAAGCATAGAGTATTTTAATTCAAGGAGATTTGGAAAAATAGGATGGATCAAGCCACTACTACATGTGATGTTTGCTTCAAGTTTAGATGCAGTAAATTACCAACTTGATCAAGTTATAGCTGATAAATATATACGCATACAATCGCAATTGAAAATAGCATCACCTGACATGGATAATATTACATCAAAAAATATCAAATCTCTGCAGGAGGAGGCAAAGGCAATGGTAGAGGACAATCAAAAAGTGATAGAAAAATTCTGTATAGAAATATTAAATATATAA
- a CDS encoding phospholipase D family protein, which produces MFRYLLIFLTCLLLSGCVSCPSTTVCFTPRENCTNLIIDSVGHAKKSVLVQAYQFTSKPIAESLVQAKKRGVDVMVILDESQVSSKYSVINELFEQKIPIWVDFKPAIAHSKIMIIDDNKIITGSFNFTYAAESRNAENLLIITGDPQLVEQYIENWKDRQSQSDAYTPKVEE; this is translated from the coding sequence ATGTTTAGATATTTATTGATTTTTTTAACTTGTTTGCTTTTATCAGGTTGTGTTTCTTGTCCAAGTACTACTGTATGTTTCACTCCTAGAGAAAATTGCACCAATCTAATAATTGATTCTGTGGGTCATGCTAAAAAATCCGTGTTGGTTCAGGCATACCAATTTACCTCGAAGCCTATTGCTGAATCCTTGGTTCAAGCTAAAAAGCGTGGAGTTGATGTCATGGTTATTCTCGACGAATCGCAAGTTAGCTCAAAGTATAGTGTTATCAATGAGCTGTTTGAGCAAAAAATCCCAATTTGGGTAGACTTTAAACCAGCGATTGCTCATAGTAAAATAATGATTATTGATGATAACAAAATAATAACTGGCTCTTTTAATTTCACCTATGCAGCTGAATCAAGAAATGCTGAGAATCTACTGATTATAACAGGGGATCCTCAATTAGTTGAGCAATACATCGAAAACTGGAAGGATCGTCAATCTCAATCTGATGCTTACACACCAAAAGTAGAAGAATAA
- a CDS encoding IS256 family transposase: MSQANRTTGLVDYKELETNILSSIREGRPLTGRDGALTPFIKRLLEASLEGEIESHMSAKSEENNRRNGRNAKTLRTSSGSFELLTPRDREGSFEPQIVKKRQTSLHPELEAKVLSTYASGMGYRDIASHVEEIYDHKISAAEISNITDKLLPIINEWRSRPLQSVYPIVFMDGMFFKVKEDGHCVSKCMYNILGINQNGRKEVLGFYLAESEGANFWLGVLNDLKERGVEDILIACVDGLKSFPAAINSVFPSAEVQLCIVHQIRNSLKYVSSKDVKVFMNDLKKIYRASSKEIAENYLLELEEKWGEKYPLVIKSWQNNWENLSSYFKYSGPVRKLIYTTNPIEGLHRQIRKFTKTKGSFTSTNALYKQVYCAIKKVEQRWIMALPNWALTMSQLDIFFPDRLKIELN, encoded by the coding sequence ATGAGTCAAGCAAATAGAACTACTGGTTTGGTAGATTATAAAGAATTAGAAACAAATATCCTGTCATCTATACGAGAAGGAAGACCATTGACAGGAAGAGATGGAGCATTAACACCGTTTATAAAAAGGCTGCTAGAGGCAAGTCTGGAAGGTGAAATAGAAAGCCACATGTCAGCTAAAAGTGAAGAAAATAACCGAAGAAATGGAAGGAATGCAAAAACTTTACGTACAAGTTCAGGCTCATTTGAACTATTAACACCAAGAGACAGAGAAGGAAGCTTTGAACCGCAAATAGTCAAAAAAAGGCAAACAAGCCTACATCCAGAACTTGAAGCAAAGGTCTTAAGTACATACGCCAGTGGCATGGGATACAGAGACATAGCTTCACACGTTGAGGAAATATATGACCATAAAATATCAGCAGCAGAGATATCCAATATTACTGATAAACTGCTACCAATAATCAATGAATGGCGCAGCCGTCCATTGCAATCAGTGTATCCAATAGTGTTCATGGATGGCATGTTTTTTAAGGTCAAGGAGGACGGACATTGCGTAAGTAAATGCATGTATAATATATTGGGTATAAATCAAAATGGCAGAAAAGAAGTATTAGGTTTTTATCTGGCTGAAAGTGAGGGAGCTAACTTCTGGTTGGGAGTTTTAAATGACCTCAAAGAAAGAGGAGTAGAAGATATTCTGATTGCATGTGTAGATGGGCTAAAAAGCTTTCCTGCAGCCATCAACAGTGTATTTCCCAGTGCAGAAGTGCAGCTATGTATAGTACACCAAATAAGAAATTCTCTGAAATATGTATCCAGTAAAGATGTAAAAGTTTTCATGAATGATCTGAAAAAAATATATCGTGCTTCAAGTAAAGAAATTGCTGAGAATTATCTGCTTGAGCTGGAAGAAAAATGGGGAGAAAAGTATCCTTTAGTTATAAAATCCTGGCAGAACAATTGGGAAAACTTATCCAGTTATTTTAAGTATTCTGGGCCAGTTAGGAAGCTGATTTACACCACTAATCCAATTGAGGGGTTGCATAGACAAATCAGGAAATTTACTAAAACTAAGGGTTCATTTACTAGTACAAATGCCTTGTACAAACAGGTATATTGTGCTATAAAAAAGGTAGAGCAAAGGTGGATTATGGCTCTCCCTAATTGGGCTTTAACTATGTCTCAACTTGATATTTTCTTTCCAGATAGATTGAAAATTGAGTTGAACTAA
- a CDS encoding IS630 family transposase (programmed frameshift): MALRSKLLDEKVVNLAKEMLKKVRNNAYVSKKLQAVIAGKESSISAVARICKISRTALTEWIKHLKFGRVERLFAPSQRRRKSKLKKNQREQIEIWVERNPNITIKEVQIKISEEFGLNISKSTVHREIQRMKFSYITPRPMHHKQDKNKQEEFKKYFNKIVNSHPEKEVFFDESRFGTHSKIGHGWFKKGVRTQVKMKIGRQNFYIYSAVNPRSGKKISLLAPYVNTDCMNIFLEQMSKDLGTKKAFLVMDCASWHRSKSLKFQENITIIYLPPYSPELNPVERLWQYIKYNTLRNRVYDTIGLLADVLCNFIVSISSTTIKRVCNVSYLFD; encoded by the exons ATGGCATTAAGGTCAAAACTATTAGACGAAAAAGTTGTAAATTTGGCGAAAGAAATGTTAAAAAAGGTCAGAAATAACGCATATGTTTCAAAAAAGTTACAAGCGGTGATAGCAGGAAAAGAAAGTAGTATAAGCGCTGTGGCAAGAATATGTAAAATTTCAAGGACTGCTTTGACTGAATGGATAAAGCATCTAAAATTTGGTAGAGTAGAAAGATTATTTGCCCCGTCTCAGCGGCGAAGAAAAAGCAAATTAAAGAAAAATCAACGTGAGCAAATTGAAATATGGGTAGAAAGAAATCCAAATATTACTATTAAGGAAGTGCAGATAAAAATCTCAGAGGAATTTGGCCTAAACATTAGCAAATCAACAGTGCACCGTGAGATACAAAGGATGAAATTTTCTTATATAACACCGAGGCCAATGCACCATAAACAAGATAAAAACAAGCAAGAAGAGTTTAAAAAATACTTCAATAAAATAGTCAATTCCCACCCTGAAAAAGAGGTG TTTTTTGATGAATCACGATTTGGAACTCATTCAAAAATCGGACACGGATGGTTTAAAAAAGGGGTCAGAACGCAGGTTAAAATGAAAATTGGTAGACAAAATTTCTATATCTACAGTGCGGTAAATCCAAGAAGTGGTAAGAAAATCAGCCTACTTGCTCCATATGTAAACACTGATTGTATGAATATATTTCTGGAGCAGATGTCGAAAGATTTAGGCACGAAAAAAGCCTTTCTTGTAATGGATTGTGCAAGTTGGCATAGATCAAAAAGTTTGAAATTTCAGGAAAACATTACCATTATATACTTGCCTCCTTATTCACCGGAACTGAATCCTGTTGAGAGGTTGTGGCAATATATCAAATACAATACTTTACGTAACAGAGTCTACGATACCATAGGCTTACTTGCAGATGTTCTGTGTAATTTTATTGTCAGTATTTCCAGCACTACTATTAAACGAGTTTGTAATGTTTCTTATTTGTTCGATTAG
- a CDS encoding helix-turn-helix domain-containing protein, which produces MKKENKCSNFLDYKVIGQEVRNRRLAKGYTQKDLAKKIDTTYQVILQYEKGTRRISIKKLYELAEALSTTARDLACGQEVSNEEKYEGEEVLNLVRRHKEIKDQELRETFYLLTKFIRISEEESGKAVKVEVAKGLVKEGVSAHVISRTTNLSIDEYDNDEKKISIPYKVGQRIKEWRLRRGYTQEDLASKVGIINQRIYEYEQGRAAVSLEMLDEIAKVLSISITDLLPETTENENSEAELSKLIEEYKKIKSQELRNVLIKSLFESIQVCKEKVERVERMKIAKNLVKEGISINIILKTVGISLDEIQQI; this is translated from the coding sequence GTGAAAAAAGAGAATAAATGCTCTAATTTTTTAGATTACAAAGTAATAGGACAGGAAGTAAGAAATCGTAGATTAGCAAAGGGCTATACTCAAAAAGATTTAGCAAAAAAAATCGATACAACATATCAGGTAATACTGCAATATGAAAAAGGAACACGCAGAATTTCAATTAAGAAGTTATATGAATTAGCAGAAGCATTATCAACAACTGCTAGAGATCTAGCTTGCGGACAAGAAGTATCAAATGAGGAAAAGTACGAGGGAGAAGAGGTATTAAATCTAGTAAGAAGACATAAAGAGATTAAGGATCAAGAATTACGTGAAACGTTTTATTTATTAACCAAATTCATCCGTATTAGTGAGGAAGAAAGTGGAAAGGCAGTAAAAGTAGAGGTGGCAAAGGGTTTAGTTAAGGAAGGAGTTTCTGCTCATGTTATCTCTCGAACAACCAATTTATCTATTGATGAATATGATAATGATGAGAAAAAAATTTCTATTCCGTATAAAGTAGGTCAAAGAATAAAAGAATGGAGGTTGAGAAGAGGATACACTCAGGAAGATTTAGCAAGTAAAGTGGGTATAATAAATCAAAGAATATATGAATATGAACAAGGACGAGCTGCTGTTTCACTTGAAATGTTAGATGAAATAGCAAAGGTACTATCAATTAGTATTACAGACCTACTTCCAGAAACAACAGAAAATGAGAATAGTGAAGCAGAGCTATCAAAGTTAATAGAAGAATACAAAAAGATTAAAAGCCAAGAACTACGTAATGTACTAATAAAATCTCTGTTTGAAAGTATACAAGTTTGCAAAGAGAAAGTGGAGAGAGTAGAAAGGATGAAAATTGCAAAGAATTTAGTTAAGGAAGGAATTTCTATCAATATTATTTTAAAAACAGTAGGCATCTCTTTAGACGAAATTCAACAAATTTAA
- the mutL gene encoding DNA mismatch repair endonuclease MutL — MAIILLDTKTINRIAAGEVIERPASVVKELVENAIDAGSSEIEIKIESGGRNLITVTDDGNGIEKEDLELAFMRHATSKLSDSELIEIKHLGFRGEALPSIAAVSRMKLSSKASGAKEAWSIRYEGGEKIREITPCSLLQGTYIEVRDLFFATPNRLKFLKTERAETQSIVDIVNNLAMINYSIGFTLTSGNKKLLKYVKQTSLFNRLCEIEEEFQSNSLEVKEEEEGIKLKGHICKPNVNRGNSTQIYTFVNGRPIKENLLVGVIRYAYHDFIPNNRYPFAVLHLEVPYDQVDVNVHPNKSEVRFQNKRLIYEIVRRGIIKTLSTRFAAGDQGIEEELIFNDSKSQEQVDSQEKKDQKEFYEKRPSLLENHLMKEFNAPDERRQSLPETFKYGESPTQKGTMVLEKKQIDLIEDHPLGYARCQVYNTYIIAEAGDRLIIVDQHAAYERLIYECLTSIKRQKLLIPEIVEIKNQAGMEMVKTYKDKLFEMGFGIEIESEDKVRVKEIPAILGTIDIKEMLVDIVDKLMEIEDTLPIEDKVNKISSIIACHGAGRKMKLEEMNEILRQIEKTPYSDHGRPTYIEMKLSDIEKLFERR; from the coding sequence ATGGCAATAATTCTTTTAGACACAAAAACTATAAATCGTATAGCAGCGGGAGAGGTAATAGAAAGGCCAGCGAGTGTAGTAAAGGAATTAGTAGAAAATGCAATAGATGCTGGAAGTTCAGAGATAGAGATCAAAATAGAAAGTGGTGGGCGTAATCTTATAACTGTAACAGACGATGGAAATGGAATAGAAAAGGAAGATTTGGAACTTGCGTTTATGCGCCACGCTACTTCAAAATTAAGCGATAGTGAGTTAATAGAAATCAAACATCTTGGCTTTAGAGGAGAAGCTTTGCCTTCAATTGCAGCAGTAAGTAGAATGAAATTATCGTCTAAGGCAAGTGGAGCAAAGGAAGCATGGTCTATAAGATATGAGGGAGGAGAAAAAATAAGAGAGATTACCCCTTGTTCTTTGTTGCAAGGTACATATATTGAAGTTCGTGACTTATTTTTTGCTACACCAAATAGACTAAAGTTTCTAAAAACCGAAAGGGCAGAAACACAAAGTATTGTTGATATTGTGAATAACTTAGCGATGATTAATTATAGTATTGGGTTTACTCTCACTTCTGGTAATAAAAAGCTCTTAAAATATGTTAAGCAAACTTCGCTGTTCAACAGATTATGTGAAATAGAAGAAGAATTTCAAAGCAATTCACTGGAAGTTAAAGAGGAAGAAGAAGGCATCAAACTTAAGGGACACATCTGTAAACCTAATGTCAATCGTGGCAACTCAACTCAAATTTATACGTTTGTTAATGGAAGGCCAATAAAAGAGAATCTACTTGTTGGTGTAATTAGATATGCGTATCACGATTTTATTCCAAACAATAGGTATCCTTTTGCAGTGTTGCATTTAGAAGTACCATATGACCAAGTAGATGTAAATGTGCATCCAAATAAATCGGAAGTAAGATTTCAGAATAAAAGGCTAATATATGAAATAGTGAGAAGAGGGATAATAAAAACACTATCAACGAGATTTGCAGCGGGTGATCAAGGTATTGAAGAGGAGCTAATTTTTAATGATAGTAAAAGCCAAGAGCAGGTTGATAGTCAAGAGAAAAAAGATCAAAAAGAATTTTATGAAAAGAGGCCAAGTCTTTTAGAAAATCATTTAATGAAAGAATTCAATGCACCAGATGAAAGAAGGCAAAGCTTACCAGAAACGTTTAAATATGGAGAATCTCCAACCCAAAAGGGAACGATGGTTCTAGAAAAGAAGCAAATTGATTTGATAGAGGATCACCCTCTAGGATATGCACGCTGTCAGGTCTACAATACTTACATTATTGCTGAGGCTGGAGATAGGCTGATTATAGTAGATCAACATGCAGCCTATGAGAGATTGATATACGAGTGCTTAACAAGCATAAAAAGACAAAAACTTCTCATTCCTGAAATAGTTGAAATTAAAAACCAAGCTGGAATGGAGATGGTTAAAACTTATAAAGATAAGCTTTTTGAAATGGGTTTTGGTATTGAAATAGAATCAGAAGATAAAGTAAGGGTAAAAGAAATACCTGCAATCTTGGGAACAATAGATATAAAAGAGATGCTAGTTGATATAGTAGATAAGTTAATGGAAATAGAAGATACGCTACCAATAGAGGATAAGGTGAACAAAATATCATCCATAATCGCTTGCCACGGAGCAGGAAGAAAAATGAAATTGGAAGAGATGAATGAGATACTAAGACAAATTGAGAAAACTCCATATTCTGATCACGGAAGACCAACGTATATAGAAATGAAACTAAGTGATATAGAAAAATTGTTTGAAAGGAGATGA